CCAGGACTACGTGCCGAACGCGACGCAACCGGATGACAGCTTCCATCCGGAGCGTGAATGGGCCGACTCGAACTTCGACACCCGGCATCGCTTCACGCTCACCTTCAGCTACGTGCTGCCGACCTGGTCGCGTGCGCCGCGATTGACCAAGGGCTGGGGCATCGACGGCGTGATGACGCTGGCCAGCGGCCAGCCGTACAACCTCAACTACCTGTTCGAGGGAGACTTCAACGGCTCGGGCGAGTTCTTCGGCAGGCCGGACGTCGTTGGTGACCCGTTCGCCGGCACGAATTCGTCCGACAAGTTCCTGAACCTGGCGGCCTTTGCCGTGCCGTGCCGGTGGGACGCGAACGAGGGCGCCTGCGTGCCGGGCAGCGGTCATTTCGGCAATCTGGGGCGCAACGCGTACCGCGGACCCGGCTATCGAAACATCGACATCGCGATCTCCAGGAATTTCTCAGTCCTTCGGCACGCGACGCTCCAGCTTCGGGTCGATGTCTTCAATCTGCTCAATGTCACCAACTACTCGAACCCGCTGATGCCGAATTTCAGCACCGATTTCCTCGTAAACGGCATCGATGCGAAGACCGGACGCGGTATCGGCTACCTGGCACTGAACGCGACACCGGACGTGGCCGTCGGCAACCCGTTCCTGGGAGGCGGCGGGCCGAGAAACGTGCAACTGGGGGTGAAGATCACGTTTTAGGCCGGAGTCAGAGCGGCCGCGCATCCGAACCCGGTGGCGTTGCCGCAACGGTATCGACGAAGAGTGGGACGGCCCTTCGCGCTTCGCCCGCCCTGTTCAGGCGTTGAACGCCCGGTAGGGCCGTCCTGCAAACCGCTCGCTGCGCGGCTCGACGCCACGCGCGGGCGCGGGTGGCTGGGTGTCACACAAGGCCGAGCTGCCTGGCCATCACGGTACGCTGGAACTTGCCAGTCGGCCCCGTCGGGATGGCGTCGAGGATCAGGACTGTGCGCGGCACCTTGAATCTCGCCAGCCGTTCGGCGGCGAAGGCCCGCAGCGACTCGGGCGTGGCGTCGGCGTCGGGCCGCAGGACGACGACGGCCGCAACGCGTTCGCCGAGGGAAAGATCCGGGACGGCGAAGGCCAGCGCCTGCGACACACCGGGATGCTCCATCAGCACGGCATCCACCTCGAGCGGCGCCACCTTCTCGCCGCCGGTGTTGATGATTTCCTTCAGCCGGCCTGTCAGCGTGAGGTAGCCCTCGGCATCGAGGCGCCCCTCGTCGCCGGTCCTGAACCATCCCGAACGAAACGACGCAGCCGTCGCCGTGGCGTTACCGGCATATGCCTTGATGACCGAGTCGCCCCGAATCACCACTTCACCCACCGCGCCCGCTGGGGCAATGCATCCCTCCTCGTCCATGATCGCCACTTCCGCGCCGGTGGCGCGTCCGACGGTGCCCCGTTTCGGCTCGGGGTGGACACGTGGCGTGCAACTGATCTGGTGGGAAGCTTCGGTCATGCCGTACGCGCTGATGACGGGCACGTGGAACGTGTCCTCGAGCGCACGCCAGGTTTGCAGCGGCAGCGGTGCGGAGCACGAACGCACGAAGCGCAGGCAATGCGAGGCGACAATGTCCTGGTTCACCCTGGCGCGCCCGAGGATGGCGTGGTGCATCGTCGGCACCGCCGTGTACCAGGTGGCGCCCGAGTCCGACAGCCACGAGAAGAATC
This DNA window, taken from Vicinamibacterales bacterium, encodes the following:
- a CDS encoding AMP-binding protein; its protein translation is MSDLVSRVPADRVALRTEGRPPLTYGNLSTLIGATTRGIVNRRSVESTAPIALMLAAGPELASAFLALSDATAVAPLNPAFKEAELEFYLTDLGAKTLVTTPGHDVACGVARRLGLDVLFVEHRAGDPAGVFHLDCGASARSDAPTRRPVPADAALVLHTSGTTARPKLVALTHANLCASAETIAASLGLSATDCCLNIMPLFHVHGLVAAVMASLSAGASVYCSPGFNAHRFFSWLSDSGATWYTAVPTMHHAILGRARVNQDIVASHCLRFVRSCSAPLPLQTWRALEDTFHVPVISAYGMTEASHQISCTPRVHPEPKRGTVGRATGAEVAIMDEEGCIAPAGAVGEVVIRGDSVIKAYAGNATATAASFRSGWFRTGDEGRLDAEGYLTLTGRLKEIINTGGEKVAPLEVDAVLMEHPGVSQALAFAVPDLSLGERVAAVVVLRPDADATPESLRAFAAERLARFKVPRTVLILDAIPTGPTGKFQRTVMARQLGLV